The Candidatus Zixiibacteriota bacterium genomic sequence CTCATCCTATATGGTTTTGTTCAGACGACGGTGTCGAGTCAACGATGAACTTGGTTGAAATGTACCTACGTTATCTATGTTTGTTAACATAGCATTGTTCGGGAAGTTCCTGGGTTCCAAAAGAAAGCGGAGAGAGTGGTGAACCGCCTCCGCCGGGCTTGTCATGGAATTGGTTTAGCGTTGTAGCACAGGAGTCTTGCGCACCCGACCGGAGAGCTACTCACACACCGGCGGCGGACCGCCGTTGAACATAAAGTCGACCACGTAGACAAGATCAGCTATATCAATGGCGCCGGAACCGTTAACGTCGGCTGCTTCCAAAACCGGTGGGGGCGGTCCACCGGTGAACATGAAATCGACCAGCCAGACCAAATCAGAGATATTCATACCGTCTCCGGCGTGATCGATGTCACCACACTCGTAACCGGGCAGGACCATAAACGAGTAAGTGGTCGCGGGCGGGTTGGCCGGATTGCTTGTCACGCCACCGATGCTGTCTTCACAATAGATGTAGTAAGAGACCAGGGTCGATTCGGCGATAGGCGCCAGGACGGCACCGAACAAACTGTCACCGGCCAAGCCGTCGTCGTGAGCACCATCGTCCAGCAATGCGATGGACTCATACCCGTTTCCGGTGTCTACATACAGTTCGGCAACCATCAGTCCGGAGTCGGCGGCAATGATTGCTGTGACAATCACCGAGTCGTCGGATCGCGGAGCCAATGGCGCGTGCGATGCTGCTGCTATACTGACGGGATACAACTCAATGGGTGGACCGGGCGTCAAGTCACGACCCTGCAAGCCGGCGTAATCGGCCGATATCCGCGTACATCTGAAAACATTGTTGCCATCAGCGGCCTCACCTTGCGCCACCGGTCCGGCGTTGCCAACCGGACTGATATACTCCCACACGATCTCGCCGGCTGTAGTTACTTCAAAGAGCCGACCTTGCGGGCCGGAACAGATGAGAGTGTTGCCGTTGGGCAGACGCTGGGCGCCGGAAATAAACGAAGCATAGAAATCACCGGTGGGGTCAGCAATATAGAACCACGAAGCTGCGCTTGGGCCATGAGCGACGCCGGGCGCGGGCTGGGGGTAGTGACCGTTGCCGTCGACGGTGGTTTCTATCTCATCCACCGTGGACCACAGCCGACCCTGCCCGCCGTTATTGAACAAAAGAACATTGCCCTCACCCGGAAGACCAGGCGGTATCCACTGTGCGTCGTGTTGAAGGAACAGTTGCTGATCGAGCTCCGTTCCGGCATCATAGCCTATTGGGTTCCCCCAGCGATAGAGGAAATCACCACCCATGCCGCTGTTGCCGCCTGAGTGCGAGGCTGCTTCCTCGGTGGTGGTACTGTGGTCGATTATCCATATCTCGCTCGGCCTGCGACAACTGATTATGATCTGATCCAGAACCGGGTTGTACTGGACCGAATTGGCGTGAATCCAATCGTCATCACCGTTCAACGCAAAATTGATGTCCATCAGTTCCGGGTGATCGGCCACGACACCGTAGTTCAGTTTGGTTGCATCAAAATCCTGTATCAGATGGTCCCACAAGTGCCATTCCCAAACTATGTTTCCGCCGCTGGGATATATCGGCTCAACCTCGACCACATGTGTCGGCCACAGTTGCAGAATGCCCGCATCCATGATCGAAGAATCTCTTCCATTGGCGATAGCCTCTTCCAGGGTCAGGAATTCCCAGGCCAATAGGAGGACGTTGCCGTTGGGCATCGGTTCGATATCGTGGTGTTGCTTGACCGTTGAGTCGCTATAGATGTATTCCCAGAGCAGGGTGCCGTCCCAGTCAAGTTCCCTGATCAGTCCACCGCCGCCGACAGCCGGTGAACGTTGAGGCATAAGCAGGTGCCCGTTCTCCAAAAGGTAAACGGAATTGCCGGGGGAGAACTCTGTAGTCCAGGAGTGTATCTGCCGTCCGTGCATGTCGATCAGATAGGTAGCCTCAGCGCGCAGGGGTGAGTACAAAGTGTAACCGTCATAAGCTGCCGAATCGTGAATATACAAGCCGACTGTTTGGTCCTGTGCCGTAGCTTGACCGATAAACAAGTTGAAAAGAACTGCGGCAGCTAACACCATCCCGCCAATCGACAATAACATTTTCTGCACGATCCTATTCTCCGTGACTTTAGAAGTTCCTGACAAGCAATCTCTGTACGGGTCTGTTCATATCCACCGATGAGAATAGTCGACGGTGCATGCACGTCATCGTAGTAGCAAGCAATATAGAACGGAACTCGGTTTTGTCAATGTCTAGTTCAGGCGCGGCTTTATGTTGGGCCTGTAAGTATTTACATGACAAGAACGTAGGCGCAGTTGCACGTTTGGGCGGTTGGCATGAGTAAGATCACGGCCAAAAGTGTACACAAGATTACATCGCGCACGGAACTGACGGTACCCCACCCAGAGGCTTTGCGTCGGGTCGGATCATTGGTGCTCACAGGGTGAAGTTCTCCCGGTTTGGTGGACACCAAGAGAAGAAAGACCTGAGCCACTAAAGACAAATCGGCGCCGGTCCGCCACCGAACATGAAATCCACCAGGTAGACCAGGTCGGCGATGTCTATCGCCCCGGTGCCGTCAACATCGGCTGCTTCCAGAACCGGTGGGGGAGGCCCCCCCGTGAACATCCAGTCAACCAGAAAAACCAGGTCGGAAATATTCACATCGTGGCCGTCACCGTCGATGTCGCCACATATTGGGATTGCACCGGATTCCACAGCCACGAAGTAGGTCGTCGTTGGTGGGTTGGGTGGGTCGGTCGTGATGGAACCGGCGTTGTCGGTAACGCTGAGATAGTAGGTACAGCCGGTCGAATTCAATAGCGGCGGAATCACGGCTGCGAACAGACCGTCGCCGGTCAGAGAATCGTGATGATTGCCGTCATCATAGAGAGTGAGTGTCGAGTATCCACTTCCGATGCTATAATGAAGTTCAGCCGTCTGGATTTGAGAGTCGGCAACTATCCAAGAACTGATCACGATTGAATCATCCTGAGCGGGGACCAGCGGGAAATGGGCAGTACTTGAGATGTTTGTAGGATACAGTTCCAGCGGTCCACCCGGTGTCAGGTCGCGCCCCTGCAAGCCGGGGTAATCCGGAGCATAGCGGAAACACCTGAAAACACGATTGGTGGCCACCGTATCGCCCTGCGCCCCCGGTCCATCGACGCCGACCGGGTTGATATACTCCCACACCTTTTCCCCATCCGACGTTACCTCAAAAAACCACCCATGAATGCCGGCGCAAATAAGGGTGTTGCCGTTGGCCAGGCGCGATGCGCCGGATAGAATCGTCGAGTAGAATTCATCGGCGGGATCGGCGCCGTAAACCCAGGATGCTGCGGCCGGACCGTGCGCCTCGCCGGGTGCGGGCTGGGGGTAGTGGCCGTTAACGTCAACGGTGGTCTCGATCTCATCCACTGTCGAGTGCAGCCGATCCTTGCCGCCGTTGTTATACAAGAGAATTCTGCCTTCGCCCTGCAGACCGGGGGTAATCCATTGGGCATCATGCTGAAGGTATAGCTTCTGGTCTTCTTCGGTACCTCTGTCGTACCCCTGAGGGTTACCCCAGCGGTAAAGGATGTCACCGCCCATACCGCTGTTGCCGCCTGAGTGCGAGGCTGCTTCCTCGGTGGTGGTACTGTGGTCGATGATCCAGAACTGGCTGATTTGCCGACAACTGATAATAATCTGATCCAATTGCGGATTATAATCGACGGCGTTGGCATGAAGCCAGTCATGACCGTCACTGATGGCGAAGTTTATATCCACCAGTTCCGGGTGATCGGCTACGACCCCGTAGTTAGCCTTGGTTGAATCGTAATCCTGAATCAGATGGTCCCAAAGATGCCATTCCCACACGATGTTGCCGCCTGATGGATAGATCGGTTCAACTTCAACGACATGTTCCGGCCAAACTTCAACTATCTCGGACTCGAACAGGAGCGAATCCCTGCCGGCCGCAATTGCTTCCGGCTTACTCTTGAACTCCCAAGCCAGCAGGAGTACATTGCCGCTGGGCAGAACCTCAAAATCATGATGCTGTCGGACGGTCGAATCAAAATAGTTGAACTCCCACAACACTGTGCCGTCCCAATCGATCTCACGGATCAGTCCGCCGCCGCCCGGGACGACTCGTGACGATCTCATTAGATGTCCGTTTTCAAGCAGATAGGCACAACCATTGGGGATATACTCAGCTTCCCAAGCGTGTACACGACGGCCGTACATGTCAATCAGGAAGGTGGTCGTTGAGTGCAGCGGCGCAAACAGCGTGTATCCATCAAAAGCGGCGGAGTCGTAGCGGAACAGTCCGAGGGTCTGTTCTTGTGCCTGAAGGGGTGAGACAAGCCAGCCGGACGACAACCCGATACTCAGCACCGCCAACATGAATAACATCTTGAAAAGCTGAGCTATGTTCAATTTCATTTGCAAAGCGCTCTTAGTGCGTGACCGGCTCACAGGTCGGGTTAAGGCGTCGGCAGCGGGAATTGGACCATACCTATCACACCTGGAAGTTACCTGCAATATAGTCGACTTCCCAAGCCTGTCAAGACGAGGCCGAAGCTGCCCTTGAGATATTCCACTCAAATCAATGTGTTCGTGCATGTTATCCCGGGGTAGCTGTTCCATCCTTGACAAAAAGTCAATCGCGGCTATATTGATTTCGTTAACACGGTTGGTGTCCTGAGAGATCAAGTTGCTCTCGCTGAGTTGATGCCGATCACTTTGATACTTCTATGACGGTGATTGTTCCAGTCTGAGACCGCGCCCGAGACACACGACCAACAAAACAGTTGGCAGATCCATTCAAGCCGATAGGCCGGCATAGGTACAACCGAGGCCAGGACCGTTACCGCGAAGACCGAAAGATTGAGAGGCTTATGGTTTCGACAGGTCTGAAATACACGTGGCTACTCAGTATGTTTCTGGTCATCGCCATGCCCGGGGCCGTGCTTCAAGCTCAAGATCAGACAATCGGATTATTCGTATATGATTCTGCGGCTTACGAGGGCTATACGTTTTGGTCGCCGCAGCGTAACGTGAACACATTCCTCATCGACATGTATGGACGCATGGTGCATACCTGGGCCTCTGAGCATCCCCCCGGGAATGGCGTCTACCTCCTGGAAGATGGCAGTATTCTCCGGCCCGGCCGGGTGTTGGCCGACGGCAGCAGGGTCATTCAGAGGATAACCTGGGAGGGGACACTCGTCTGGGAACTTCCTTTCACCGATTCTCTGTACAGTCAACATCACGACATCGCACCGATGCCCAACGGCAACGTGTTGATCCTGGCTTGGGAGTACAAGACGATGGAGGAGGCCATTGCGGCCGGGCGCGACCCCGCCCTGTTGACCGAAAGCGAACTGTGGCCCGAGCATCTGGTCGAGATAGAGCCGGTCGGCTTGAACGGTGGTAACATCGTTTGGGAGTGGCATCTCTGGGATCATGTTATACAGGATTTGGACTCGACCAAGGGTAACTACGGAGTCGTAGCCGAGCATCCGGAACTGATCGATCTGAACTTTGCCTTAAATGGCAACGCCGACTGGATTCATGCCAACGCCATAGACTATAATGCCGAGTTAGACCAGATTCTGATATGCAGTCGCAGTTTTTCGGAGTACTGGATAATCGATCACAGCACTACTTCGGCTGAGGCTGCCGGTCACACCGGTGGCTACAGCGCTATGGGTGGGGACATACTATACCGTTGGGGTAACCCCCAGACCTATCGGGCCGGATCGGATTCGGATCAGGTTCTGTTTGTCCCGCACAACGCTCAATGGGTCCCTCCGGGTTCGCCGGGTGAGGGAAACATATTGGTCTTCAACAACGGTGGTGACCGCCTCTATTCCTCGGCCGATGAGATTGAAACTACCGTGGACGGAAACGGACTTTACCCGCAACCGGACTCCGGTATTGCCCACGGCCCGGCTGAAATGTTCTGGTCCTACGTAGCCGATCCTCCGGAGGAGTTCCACTCGGCTTTTCTCTCCGGTGTCGAACGAATGCCCAACGGCAATACCCTGATCTGCTCCGGTCGTCCTGGCATCTTGTTTGAGGTCACGGCCGACAGTGATGTCGTGTGGCAATATGTCAACCCGGTGGACAAAAACGGCCCACAACCGCAGGGTAACATCCTCACTCAAAACCAGGTGTTTCGCTGCAGCCGATTCGCTCCGGACTATCCGGGTCTGCACGGTCGTGACCTGACAGCGGGCGCCGCTTTGGAAATCTATCCAATTACCATATCGGGGACGGCCCACAAACCCCAGCTGCCGACTGTGTGGGATTCAGTAGTAATCACGACAACGCTGACCGCCGACTCCGGCCTATTGGCCGCACAACTGTACATCGATACCGGCGACGGCTACAACGTGCAAACTCTGTTTGACGACGGCAACCATCATGACGGGCTGGCCGGTGATGATCTGTTCGGCGCCGTCTTGCCACCGCTCCCGGAGGGTCTCAGGGTACGCTATTACGTTAACGCTTTGGACGGTGCCGGTCTACTCACCAACGATCCCTCCAACCCGCCCGCGACTGTGTTCTCTTACCAGGTCGGTTATCGCTCACCCTATATTTTCATAAACGAATTCATCACCAACAACGCCACTTGTTGTCCCGACGAGCATGACGACTATGATGACTTTATAGAGTTGTACAACTCAGAACATCAGGATGTAAACCTGACCGGGTTCTATCTCACC encodes the following:
- a CDS encoding aryl-sulfate sulfotransferase, with amino-acid sequence MLLSIGGMVLAAAVLFNLFIGQATAQDQTVGLYIHDSAAYDGYTLYSPLRAEATYLIDMHGRQIHSWTTEFSPGNSVYLLENGHLLMPQRSPAVGGGGLIRELDWDGTLLWEYIYSDSTVKQHHDIEPMPNGNVLLLAWEFLTLEEAIANGRDSSIMDAGILQLWPTHVVEVEPIYPSGGNIVWEWHLWDHLIQDFDATKLNYGVVADHPELMDINFALNGDDDWIHANSVQYNPVLDQIIISCRRPSEIWIIDHSTTTEEAASHSGGNSGMGGDFLYRWGNPIGYDAGTELDQQLFLQHDAQWIPPGLPGEGNVLLFNNGGQGRLWSTVDEIETTVDGNGHYPQPAPGVAHGPSAASWFYIADPTGDFYASFISGAQRLPNGNTLICSGPQGRLFEVTTAGEIVWEYISPVGNAGPVAQGEAADGNNVFRCTRISADYAGLQGRDLTPGPPIELYPVSIAAASHAPLAPRSDDSVIVTAIIAADSGLMVAELYVDTGNGYESIALLDDGAHDDGLAGDSLFGAVLAPIAESTLVSYYIYCEDSIGGVTSNPANPPATTYSFMVLPGYECGDIDHAGDGMNISDLVWLVDFMFTGGPPPPVLEAADVNGSGAIDIADLVYVVDFMFNGGPPPVCE
- a CDS encoding aryl-sulfate sulfotransferase; the protein is MKLNIAQLFKMLFMLAVLSIGLSSGWLVSPLQAQEQTLGLFRYDSAAFDGYTLFAPLHSTTTFLIDMYGRRVHAWEAEYIPNGCAYLLENGHLMRSSRVVPGGGGLIREIDWDGTVLWEFNYFDSTVRQHHDFEVLPSGNVLLLAWEFKSKPEAIAAGRDSLLFESEIVEVWPEHVVEVEPIYPSGGNIVWEWHLWDHLIQDYDSTKANYGVVADHPELVDINFAISDGHDWLHANAVDYNPQLDQIIISCRQISQFWIIDHSTTTEEAASHSGGNSGMGGDILYRWGNPQGYDRGTEEDQKLYLQHDAQWITPGLQGEGRILLYNNGGKDRLHSTVDEIETTVDVNGHYPQPAPGEAHGPAAASWVYGADPADEFYSTILSGASRLANGNTLICAGIHGWFFEVTSDGEKVWEYINPVGVDGPGAQGDTVATNRVFRCFRYAPDYPGLQGRDLTPGGPLELYPTNISSTAHFPLVPAQDDSIVISSWIVADSQIQTAELHYSIGSGYSTLTLYDDGNHHDSLTGDGLFAAVIPPLLNSTGCTYYLSVTDNAGSITTDPPNPPTTTYFVAVESGAIPICGDIDGDGHDVNISDLVFLVDWMFTGGPPPPVLEAADVDGTGAIDIADLVYLVDFMFGGGPAPICL
- a CDS encoding aryl-sulfate sulfotransferase, coding for MVSTGLKYTWLLSMFLVIAMPGAVLQAQDQTIGLFVYDSAAYEGYTFWSPQRNVNTFLIDMYGRMVHTWASEHPPGNGVYLLEDGSILRPGRVLADGSRVIQRITWEGTLVWELPFTDSLYSQHHDIAPMPNGNVLILAWEYKTMEEAIAAGRDPALLTESELWPEHLVEIEPVGLNGGNIVWEWHLWDHVIQDLDSTKGNYGVVAEHPELIDLNFALNGNADWIHANAIDYNAELDQILICSRSFSEYWIIDHSTTSAEAAGHTGGYSAMGGDILYRWGNPQTYRAGSDSDQVLFVPHNAQWVPPGSPGEGNILVFNNGGDRLYSSADEIETTVDGNGLYPQPDSGIAHGPAEMFWSYVADPPEEFHSAFLSGVERMPNGNTLICSGRPGILFEVTADSDVVWQYVNPVDKNGPQPQGNILTQNQVFRCSRFAPDYPGLHGRDLTAGAALEIYPITISGTAHKPQLPTVWDSVVITTTLTADSGLLAAQLYIDTGDGYNVQTLFDDGNHHDGLAGDDLFGAVLPPLPEGLRVRYYVNALDGAGLLTNDPSNPPATVFSYQVGYRSPYIFINEFITNNATCCPDEHDDYDDFIELYNSEHQDVNLTGFYLTDDKSSPVKFLIGDTTIAAGGFVTFWADNQPGQGITHTNFTLEFIGGEIGLYDTDSHRNDPVDTTTYGPQETDESYGRLPDGGVNWTRFLVPTPDTANIGFLCGDVNGSVEPPDISDLVYLVDYMFLGGPPPPMAQAADMDASGGPLDIADLVYLVDFMFQGGPEPICF